A single window of Chloracidobacterium sp. DNA harbors:
- a CDS encoding site-specific DNA-methyltransferase, producing MGRFNDLDLENWRECDVNTDSLWLIQERLKTGKHKNIYHGNFIPQIPNQLLKRYTKIDDVVFEPFMGSGTTLFECEELGRKYIGLDINPEMIEYVNSQVDLINNASRFNVSACNAANSTDVDDVVESAFEQLNAQNTQFVLMHPPYMDIINFTDKADDLSQIGDLTKFIEKFQVVCENSLRYLAKDRYFAIVIGDVYKNSEVLPLAFYSMNMIKKHFKVKLKGIIVKNIEGNRGKIGQNSIWKVRALRSDYFIFKHEYIFVFKKEY from the coding sequence ATGGGAAGATTTAATGATCTTGATCTTGAGAATTGGCGCGAGTGTGACGTTAATACGGATTCGCTTTGGCTAATTCAGGAGAGATTGAAAACTGGCAAACATAAGAATATTTATCACGGCAATTTCATACCGCAGATTCCTAACCAATTATTAAAGAGATATACCAAAATCGACGATGTTGTATTCGAACCGTTTATGGGAAGCGGGACGACATTATTTGAATGCGAGGAATTGGGTAGAAAATATATCGGCCTCGATATAAATCCCGAGATGATCGAATATGTAAATTCCCAAGTTGATCTAATTAACAATGCTTCTAGATTCAATGTAAGCGCGTGCAATGCGGCTAACTCGACTGATGTAGATGATGTAGTCGAATCCGCATTTGAACAACTCAACGCACAAAATACCCAGTTTGTTCTGATGCATCCGCCTTATATGGACATCATTAATTTTACGGATAAGGCAGATGACTTATCGCAAATCGGAGACTTAACTAAGTTCATCGAAAAGTTTCAAGTGGTTTGTGAAAACTCGTTGCGATATTTAGCGAAAGATAGATACTTTGCAATTGTAATCGGCGATGTTTACAAGAATAGTGAGGTTTTGCCATTAGCTTTTTATTCGATGAATATGATTAAGAAACATTTCAAGGTAAAATTGAAAGGCATCATAGTTAAGAATATCGAAGGTAATCGCGGCAAAATAGGCCAGAACAGCATTTGGAAAGTTCGGGCTTTACGAAGCGACTATTTCATTTTCAAGCACGAATATATATTTGTGTTCAAGAAAGAATATTAG
- a CDS encoding AAA family ATPase — protein MDLERHKEQERRRLDSLLRDQGVTVVERRERLRKLRLEQARYGRDTYNALMTQPAGFWIETAVSSSSPPRQLLGELWTEGEIAVLCGRNSVGKSIFAVHLAEALARGCSLGPYPAAAPQPVMYVDLDSGSEQFARRYTRVADGAVVSYDFAEGFLRSVVEWDLPLPPGYNSMESLIFDSIVETLGDNECRTLIIDSLPHIAAHGTARNAVDFIERLRGLRDASGVSILLIADTSPKGNAFGTARYDVAGPRILESVADSIFALAPSRRRPAVRYLKHVKSSNSAAAESPTVELFEIRKRIDPWNTAAPTLELAAAGPVERTDPTAVDETAETPDNAAQAEQTPSSSVRISLEPTAPAAGFPAFHHIGRSSEEFELYPEPTGVTDALRQSRHLAATGLSPRLIALVLADTPLAAARYLRSAPPAEKQLNFIDITPDQK, from the coding sequence ATGGATCTCGAAAGACACAAAGAGCAGGAACGCCGCCGTCTTGACTCGCTTTTACGCGATCAGGGCGTCACGGTCGTCGAGCGGCGCGAGCGTCTAAGGAAATTGCGCCTTGAACAGGCTCGGTACGGCCGCGACACCTACAATGCACTAATGACGCAGCCGGCAGGATTCTGGATCGAAACGGCTGTGTCATCTTCGTCACCGCCAAGGCAATTGCTCGGCGAACTTTGGACCGAAGGCGAGATCGCGGTGCTCTGCGGCCGCAACAGCGTTGGCAAAAGCATTTTCGCGGTTCATCTGGCCGAGGCGTTGGCGCGTGGCTGCTCACTCGGGCCATATCCGGCGGCCGCCCCGCAACCTGTAATGTACGTCGATCTCGATTCGGGTTCCGAGCAGTTTGCTCGCCGTTACACGCGTGTCGCCGACGGAGCTGTCGTCTCATACGATTTTGCCGAAGGCTTTTTGCGGTCGGTGGTCGAATGGGATCTGCCACTGCCGCCGGGATATAACTCTATGGAGTCTTTGATATTTGATTCGATCGTGGAAACGCTCGGCGACAACGAATGCCGTACGCTGATCATCGACAGCCTGCCGCATATCGCCGCCCACGGCACGGCGCGAAACGCGGTTGACTTTATCGAACGACTGCGGGGACTGCGGGACGCATCGGGTGTCTCGATACTGCTGATCGCCGACACCTCGCCAAAGGGAAACGCGTTTGGCACGGCCCGGTACGATGTCGCCGGCCCGCGCATCCTTGAGAGTGTCGCCGATAGCATCTTCGCACTTGCTCCGAGCCGCCGAAGGCCCGCCGTACGCTATCTGAAACACGTAAAATCCTCAAATTCGGCCGCTGCCGAATCGCCGACCGTCGAACTGTTCGAGATACGCAAGCGGATCGATCCCTGGAATACCGCCGCCCCGACACTGGAACTCGCGGCCGCCGGACCCGTTGAACGCACAGATCCAACCGCGGTCGATGAAACCGCCGAAACGCCCGACAACGCTGCCCAGGCTGAGCAAACTCCGTCGTCGTCAGTCCGGATTTCGCTGGAGCCGACCGCTCCCGCCGCCGGCTTTCCGGCATTTCACCACATCGGCCGCTCATCCGAAGAGTTTGAGCTCTATCCCGAACCCACCGGTGTCACCGACGCCCTCCGCCAATCTCGCCACCTAGCCGCAACCGGCCTCTCACCGCGTCTGATCGCTCTCGTCCTCGCCGACACGCCCCTCGCCGCCGCCCGCTACCTCCGCTCCGCCCCACCCGCCGAAAAACAACTAAACTTCATCGACATTACACCCGACCAAAAATAA